Genomic window (Bombyx mori chromosome 9, ASM3026992v2):
AATGGAAATAGAACAACCTCGTTTGCGTATGGGTTAAACCATATTGAAAACTTATTTTTCGATAAGTTTCCTCTTAAAGGGGGGGTTGTTGTATCTTCCCCTTTGCATGACTATATTGAACTGTAGACACATTAAGTCATGCACTCAGCATTTCATGCGAGAAGCTCgtataactttaataataaaacgacAGTTCAATCTCAGCCCTCATTTGACGTACTCGTTGCTTTCGTcacattctattttttttaacaattactaAATCTTATACCAAATCAGTGTAATATAGTGTTCAACATAAcattcaaatagttttttttaaaaacgtgAACTCCCGAACCCCGCATAACAGTACGtaccataaatatttatgaggctaatattataatatattctgaCGAATAaagatgtatattaaatgtgaacaatgatgttcaaataaatcaataaaacttAGATAATCTAGTAGGTTAACTTACAAAATTGAATTACGATTTgattaaaatagtaaaaattaaaagaaaaatctgtttttatgttgttattgtttttacaGAAAAAATGGCGCCTAAAGATCTACAACAAGACACGACCAAGCAACGGCATCTCGTTGAAGGAAAATGGCGGCGTGTTCGTAGACAGGTCGCGAATGAATGTTGCTTACGATCTTGCACTGTCGCTGAGCTCATCAGGTACTGTCCGAAGGACGCTCCGCTCGTGCAGAAACATCCTGAACTCTTCGTATCTCGAGACGTAAAAGTGAATTCAAGTTCAACTATGACAAATCTAAATTAAACATCGTCTATCAATTGCTCTCGGATTTTCGCAAATCATAAATATTTTGGGAAACTAATGAATACAGACATTTTAAAATCTCGTGTAATTTCTATTTCAATTGTAAATGCTTTTTTGGTGGGCCATAAACAAcaatgtaatttgaaaataaaaatcataaagaTTTTCATCAATCTAACTGAATGTTATTTAACCGTGTAAGTACAATGTACTGAATAGCAAGGTATTACTACTAAATTAAGctgtaaatacaatatttaatcccaataacattgtttcattaaattctattatcgaatttcgaacaataattaataatgacTAGTGGTCGCTCAGTTGTGgaaatttgattttaatcaGTGATACAACAAGATTTATTttagattgattttatttatcaaaatttatgagtctcgtacaaaaaaaaacttcttcatctTGCCCTTCTCCCACATAATTAAGGTTCGGCGCAGCATGTTCTCTAACCAAACCAGAATAGGGGTTTGGCATGTGCTTTACTATTAGGTCGTCTTTCTGACGTCAACCCTACTTAAGTTCTATCTTCAAATATTCATTACTATGTGCTTAGGGAAGGATTTTTTTTGATTGCATGATTGGCATTTTAAACGGATGCCCGCGAGAACTTTTCCCCACGAGTTTGACTTACTGAGCGGCGGGTTGTAGCCATCAAATAAGACAGGCCTCCCCCGCAGCCTGAAGATCGCCTGCCCCACTGCGGTTTGATAACTTGATGGCGCTACGCTGGAGGCCCTACAAATAAATACGACCCCACAAACCTGGGTGGCTTAACCCAGTGACCCGTTTGTAGTGGCAAACGGCGACGATATCACAAAAACAGGCCCTCACCTGAAATGGTTACCCCGGTACATGTGCACGGGAGTCCACGTGGAAGACTATACGGTCGTGACCTTATAGAGCCACACTatgacccatctaagcactGTGGTGCTGCGTCGTTCGTTACGCATGAACGCGGTCAAGGTGATACAAGGTTATCACACTACCTTCGACAACGAGATAAAAAGAACTAGATACACCAAGATCCTGAACATCAAATAGCTTTGAAAGATAGCCATCATCCTGCTTATTTTGAGGCGAAGCAGCCATGTAATATTGTTAGAATAGTGAGAAAGCTGTTATACTATTTCGACCTCAAGATAGGAACCAACATACCGccgtgatatctatgggctcgttcacccatctatccAAAAAAAGATTCTGTCTGTGACAGGCCTGCAGTCGATTTTGTTATTAAGCACCTATAGTAACAGAACTTGGAGATTAGTTGTTAAAACTGATCGTATTGTATCTAGCAGTATTGAAATTGTCAATCGGAGCAAGCTTAGGCAGTTTATCCTAGTGTGACTTTAAAAATGCGAATGTTTtcgtaaataagtaaaaaaagaaaatttattgtGTAATATCGTGTGGTTAGGTTAAAAAAGCGGTTACTTTATTACTCCGCAGTGAATGGAAGTGGGGTCTCAAAGGGtcatttatttcgtttttttttggactACAGAACAGGACTATGGTAtgtaattaacatttattttttgaattgtTGTGAATGTGGAAATCGTTTTTGCAACTTCGATTGCATTGTCCGTAGTTTCTATACAGGCTGTACTGAAGAAGTTCTTTAAAAAGAAGACAAGTTAAGATTTCGAGGTCTTACAATTTAAgaggttttaaaatttattattatattgagatAAACAGTACAGTACAAGTTATAAAAActaacgaactcacagcccacctggtgttaagttgttaccgtagcccatagacatctacaacgtaaatgccaccacccaccttgacatatgagttctaaggtctcagtatatgtagttataaacgctgccccgcccttcgaaccgaaacacattactgcttcacggctgaaaaaagcagggtggtggtacttaccggcgtggactcacaagaggtcccaccaccagtaattacccaaattgtaattttgcgggtttgatttttattacacgatgttattccttcaccgtggaagtcaatcgtgaacatttgttaagtacgtatttcattagaaagattggtacccgcttccgggattcgaacacgggtgcatcgctagatattaATTCACAATATATGGAACTACTAAAAGCATGGTACTTATTTTACTGATTTAAGAGTCCACACTGTTGGGTACCAGCATCTGGTTGTGCTATGTAGCAGTTATGCTTtctggtttgaaaggtgggacagtcATTTTGCAATGTGTCGCATTTAAGGGCACTGATACCACTGAATACTTGATAGATCGTGAGTTCGTTGTCTCGTctaagtaacaaataaaaaaggctgggaaattatattacattttataagCGTTAGTACCGTTGCTGAAATATTGGAAATTGAGTAAATTTAGCAATGTGATAAGGGGTCAATAGAATATGGTATTTCAGTTAACACGTTGACTTGCCatgtcttttttaatttttttattgcttagatgggtggatgagctcacagcctacctggtgttaagtggttactggagcccatagacatcctacgacgtaaatgggccaccttgcgatataagttctaaggtctcaagtaaagttacaacggctgctccgcccttcaaaccgaaacgcattactacttcacggcagaaataggcagggtggtggtacctacccacgtggactcacaagaaattACGGGTACATTACGGGctctacgtggcgcactgaaataattatgtcgatttctgttactaacgCCCGGATTGCGtagctttgccttcttttgtttgttaatgtatgtattagacttttaggtctcttagaaatagattcattctcattatcttcggattcgtctttcccagagtctactaaaTATTGTACTGgttaagaagatcgaagagagaagtcgaaaataaatactttaatgcACCACGTATGGCATCGGTAACccacatggcagtcaacgtgttaatttaaaataggcACATTTCCGAAATCATCCCATCCTTAAGCGGAATTAATGGACTGTTAAATACTGCCTCATGTCACTTGGATTTCCGAATATATTAAGTATGAATAAATTACTGACTAAAACAATTATTCCCAAAAATTACTGAAAACACATGCTTTTGTGAGCAATTTAGAATAAGCGCCTGATATGACAGCTAACAACTTAGTGTATAGAAGTTAGCGATGCTTTATAGCATTATGAACTAAAAATTAATCAGCTTTTCGCACAGAATACAATCATACaagcttttttaaattttatgtttaatttcaaAACATAGTTTGAACGGGATCGAGTCGCGCTTAACCCATATTTATGTTTTTCGAATAAAAAAACGATCAATATTAGTTTGTCCAGAACTTTGTCAACCACTGATGCAATCGTCCTTTCTGTGCCTACACGTTCGCAATAACACTATGCCAAAAGAAGTCTTAGTTATGACACTTTAAAGTTCAATATCGCCTAAATAGCTTTCTGTCGATGGTGATCTGAATGGCTTGTGATTACTGATTAAAATACTTATTGAACGACAAAGTGATTTCTCCTGCCGGTTTAAAAATAAGTTGTAAAAGGAATCGACGATAGAAACCCAGCGGGCTTGTTTTTTGATAGTGACTGCTGTACCTCGGTATTGATATCAGATTTCAAGTTGTCAGTCAATGCTTATGACACTTATGATACAGGAGGAAAACCTAGCTCCATGCTTTTGATTgcgctaaaaaaaaaacatttaagttaaaattttaCTCAGTAATCATTACCGAGGTTTTCCGCTCGCTTATGTAATATCAACGCCGCTTTGATTTTCTCCAAAATAGTATATAAGCATGGGATACTCACCTGAAATTATCACACATTTTCAATCTTCCCATTGTTCCACATCGGAGATCATAATACAaggtaaaattatataatttcttTGAAGTTTATGaatgttttaaatgtaatttgactgactcggtgttGAAGTAGTTACGCCTCCTACTAACTCTACAGCTACTACAGTCAGCTAATGTGCCGAGGATCGtggtccggtcaccgtcctcgtcgaacccatccctgacgacgaagggctcagcgattaaactaacccacagagacagcccactgactcTCGCCGGAtatcctcagtgggtcgcgtttccgattcggttgtagattctgcgaagcactgctcttcctagggttagtgttagcaacaacgtcaggtttgagccccgtgagctcacctactagttaaggttacgctgaagtgGTCTCTCAAGCCCatcggcttaggtaggaaaaacaaaaaagagggtcgtgggttcgattcccaaaccaagcaaacattcgtgtgattaacaagtttgttttctctttgtctGTGTGCTTGTTATCTGTATGtgtttatatttaaacgtatataagtatatatgtcagtctctggtacctataGCACAGataatcctaatttggggtcggatgatcgtgcgtgatttgattctagttatttatttatttaattattacgttACATTCCTATCAACTACATTCATTGAAGTCATTTTTTTCGGGTTATTTAAAGTAACGTGGGTAggtagttaaattaaaaaagtaatagtCCTATATATTGTTCAACGATCACTCGAATCTCCTTTTGTGCCGTTTCAGAGATTTTTAACATGAAATTCACGGTGATGATAGTGCTGATGGCGTTAGCTTACGTCTCAGCGCACAAGGAAGCAGTCACTCTGTGTGGACGGAACCTTGCAAACGCAAGGGTTGCAGTGTGTTATGGAGCAGAATACGTTGATAAACGGACATCGGGAAACACATTATTCGgtaggcaaaagctagtaacaACAACGTGTACtcttgatattttattaatattcaaaagAATATTCGAAGAACGTAGATTGATAGGTTCGTAGATTGCCCTCATAATTATTTTACGTACAGTGATGAAAGCTTTAAGCGAtccagaaataaaaatatgttaattgttTGATTTGTGTATTATATAAGTCGAAATACCAGAGAAAatgaggtcgtcgtggcctaacggataagacgtccggtgcattcgtgttgagcgatgcaccggtgttcgaatctcaggcgggtaccaatttttgtaatgaaatacgtacacaacaaatgttcacgattcactttcACGCTGaaagaataacgtcgtgtaataaaaatgaaacccgcaacattataatttgcgtaattactggtggtaggacctcttgtgagtccgcacgggtaggtaccaccgccctgtctatttctgtcgtgaagcagtcatgcgtttcggtttgaagagtggggcagccgatgtgactatacttgagaccttagagcttatatctcagggtgggtggcgcatttacgttgtggatgtctatgggctccagtaacaccaggtgggctgtgagttcctccacccatctaagcaataaaaaataaaataaaataaaactactatgaCTAACTAAGAGACATTGGACGAagagcgtcttgtgagctcAGTTGTGTTAGGTACCACTGTCCTGCCTATTATTACAAGACTGGGACAGCTGAagtagacctcatgtctcaaggtcggtCACAATATTTACGTGATTTCTATTCCTCCGGTAACGATTTAATTTCAGGTGGTCGGTGAGCTAGTTCACTtaactatgtaataaaaaaaatattatagtttcGTAAGAACTTTACacaaaacgtattttatttgtatttttattcgttttatattcatttagaATAGCCAGCataagttatatttaattatactgaATCATGTTATAAGTTAATCGAAAACGCTGAATTAAATTTAAGCATGTTTCTAATAAACTAGAAAAACTGTCACAGCTGCTGTTAATATAGTACTTGGCTGTTTAATTaactttgaaattatatttttttaatgaagtttaATTTCGACTTACTGCAGAATTATGAAactgattttgaaattttataattaaacacaCTATTTCAACAGATGATTTCGAAGATGTAGACCTGCACGGCGATTGGCCGTGGACTGGCCGTCGAGGCGCCCTCTCCGCTGACTGGACCCGCTACAAGCGCCAAGGAATCGTCAACGAATGCTGTTTCAAACCATGCACCACCGACGTACTCTTGaaatattgttaaatattaaccaaattattgttgaaaaaaaaaagaaacttaaaatatatttcacgaTGATTACCTAATCTGAGTATTTATTCTTTTTGCACTAAGCCAATGTGCTTTATTCTGGATATTGGATAGTATGCCTAAACAACGCGATGTCGTGCTGTAGTCTCAGAACGGGGATggcaattttaaattgaaacctTAAGTGTAGCCGCCACAGCCTTTAAATCGGTCCTTTAAAAGAAATGCGCAAGATTTTTTTTCTGCACTTAAGTGCACTTTTTCTTTAAGCGTAATGTTATTTCGTAATACTGACTTTCAAATTTAAGAAATAGAAGTAAATTAGAAAACTAATCACTTAAATTGAGACTCTTTAATCTCGTGTATGAGATGTCAATACGTCATAATAGATACATAGTACGTAATAATTGTAGCGGTTTTGTTCGTCTTCATCGTAGAAGTCATAGTGCTAAGTACGAATTTCCATAGAAAAACGAGGGGGCATCTAACTGCGAGATTACAATATCGACATAGTCGCGCCCTTCGATGTGAGCACACTAGGCGTTTTATGATTTAGTCACGACGactcaaataattattattctgtcTATTTCCGTCACAAAGCAGTCTGAGTTCGTAAAAATAGGATAATCGTTATTATAATGCTATAAAAAATTCCGAGCTCATGTCTTTGCACTGTGGGTTCCGGTGACTATTTAACATTAGACGGATTAAGAGTTCCTCTGCTTAACTACGAATGCGTATCTCATTATCAGCTTGTTCATTGTTCTCAATTTAAAACTGCCTATCTCGAACATAGGCTATCGCCCAGAAATTTaaaccttatgtctcaagatgggaggtcgcattcacgttgtgatgtctctGAGCTTGCATAGCTATTACCGAGAGAGCTCGATCACCAAAGAATGTATTAGTCAGTGAAGTCAAGGAAAGGATTTAAACCCTTACTAGTGCTGTGATatgccatttttttattgcttagatgggtggacgagctcacggcccacctcgtgttaagtggttactggaacccatacctacgacgtaaatgcgccacccaccttgagatatcagttccaagatctcagtatagttacagttacagcCATATCTCATGAAAAGGCATTTGAAGGAATCTGAACTGCATCGAAAAAAACATACAAGTATTATCACGTGCTTTATTCACCATTCATAAAATTATGTTACACAAACAATTGTATTACTAAACTATGCGAGTTACAAACAATATTACGTTTTGGGGCCGATGACAACATAGACCAGTGGTCCAGCCCGTGTTCTGGTCACGTACTCGGAGACAAATCTGCGAATGAtcaaattatatatacatacatccaTATACAATATCTAACAGCTAACAACTACAACTAACAAAAGCCAAACGCATTTTGGATCaagattaatgtaattttaattcaacCAATGCCATAACCGAATTTAATTAATGTGTGATTGcacatttcacaacgccctccaaaccgccagagacaagaatagatGGAGAAAGATAGTGCTTGCGAAGGATGGTAGGATACAaaaaggtggtcacgaccctcagcaatgaggaatacgatgTAAGGAGGAGGAATTTAACCAAATACATCAATCGTCACGCCTCACACTTCTAAGTGGATTGTTCTAAGTGAGCGTTAAGGTAAGTAATTTCGTATGATCACAATAATTGTAATCCGATTAATGAAGTAAATGGAACTATTGAGTATCTCTAAAGTTGGTCAAGATTCAAGAGTGAGAGCAGTTAACTAAAAAgggttgaaataataattcatccCCAAAGGTATTATTGCTTCAGGTCTCCTTAGtgcttatttattttgttttcatagaACTAGAGTTATCGATGATTGCCTTTTGTCCTTAAAAACGTTCAGCCTTGGATAAATTTTagagcaaatatttttttaaatcattccaTTACCGATCGATATATACTATTGCCACGTCTCTCCATCCATTTTCAAATTAAGCTTTACATGAATTACGAATATAACGAaaatggtttaatttttttctgctTTTGTAAATGTCAAATTGTACGTAAGTGTTTTTGGGAAGTTTTTCCTTTAGATTCCTCGCCGGATGTTATGaatgctattttatttatttattataaggatggacgaactcatgtcccacctggtgttaattaaaactatcaATCATTCAAGTCTACGCACTCACAGAAGCAgcaaaagaagaagatatttcttatttttatgagacAGTCAAAAGGGCTAGGAAGTCAGGGCATAAAGACTATATCATAATGGGCGACTTCAATGCTAAGATAGGTAAACCAAGACACGAGGAATTCTTGGTTACAGAACCATTTGGTCTTGGTACAAGAAATGAAATAGGCCAAAAATTGATAGATTTCGCTCTAGAAACTAAGACTGCAATAATGAACACATACTATTATAAGAAACCAAACCGCAGATGGACATGGCGTTCACCAAGtgacaaatataaaaatgagaTCGATTACATTCTATCTAACATACCACAGAAGTTTCATAATGTGGAAGTTCTAAATATCAACTACCCATCAGACCACCGGCCAGTGAGAGCAACTATATctcttgaaaaaataaaaatatccaggACTAGATACAAGACCAAGCAGTGTGCGAATCTAAAATACGAAAGCGAAATACTCCGATTCAGATAAAATCTCCAATTCCACCTGTTACGTGCCGATGACCAGAACTTAAAAGATGCTGATAATGTACAGACCCAATACAACAAAATAATCAATGCCATCTCGAGAAGCCTAGAAGAAACGCACAAGGAACACAATTCGAACAAGCACAAAAAAATATCGCTACGCACAGAAAAACTCATGACTAGAAGAAAAGAATTACAGAAGACTAAAAACAAAACCAGAAGTATAAGAAACGAAATATCAGCTTTATACAAACTCATTAGCAAGTATATCAGGCAAGATTACGCAAAATACAGACAGGATACCATAACTAGGCACTTACAAGTTTCAGGCAGCACAAAAAAGTCTTATAAAGAgctaacacaaaataaaacttggaTCGAAGGACTTAAAACATCAGGAAAacaatctataataataaaccGCAATGATATCATTAATATGGTCACTGAATTTTATAAATCACTATACAGTAAAAATACACCCTCATATGTAGACATAACACCAAGCAATAATATATCAAACAACGAAAAGGTACAACCAATCTAGAATCTGAACTTATCGCAGCAATAAAAAACCTGAAAACCGACAAAAGCCCAGGCCCAGATGGCATTCCAAACGACGCTTTAAAGACAGCTGACAGAATATTAGCACCACCTGTGGCAAAATTATTTAACCAGATATTAGAAAGAGCTGAGATCCCCATCCAATGGACACAATCAAATATCattttaatctataaaaaagGAGATCCAAAGGACATAACAAATTACAGGGCTATTAGTTTACTGTCTTGTTTCTATAAACTCTTTTCGTCAATTATAAACAACAGAATCAGTGATTCGCTAGAGAAAAATCAACCAATTGAACAAGCAGGATTCAGAAAAGGTTTTTCTACAGTGGACCACATTCACACCTTGGAACTTTTGAtagaaaaataccaagaaaaacaGAGAACACTATACATTGCATACATAGACAACTAAAAGGCATTTGACACTGTGTCACATGATAGTGTATCGAAGTCGCTAAAAAACCAAGGGAATGATAAATATATacagataaattaaaaacatttataaaactAATACAAGTAGAATAAAACTAGAATCTATAGGCTCAAGATTTCCTATCAAAAGAGGTGTAAGACAGGGAGACCCCATGTACCCAAAAATTTTCATTGCCATACTTGAAACAATATTTAGACAGCTAGATTGGAAAAACCTCGgcttaaatattgaaggtaaataaatatctgaCTCATCTCCACTTTGCAGACTTAGTAGTGCTGGCAGAATCAGGTTCAGAACTTCAATACATGGTCGAGTCTCTCCACAGAGCCAGCATTAAAGTAGGCTTAGAAATGAATACAACAAAAACTATGGTAATGACAAATAGTGCTAGAAAGAAAATAACAGTCGGAAACGAACTATTGAAATACACAGACTATATTTACTTAGGAAAACAGATCAGCTTTGAAAGAAAAAGCAATGAGATGGAGATTGGAAGAAAAATCCAATTCACCTGGAACAAGTACTGGAATTTACGTGAAGTATTTCAAAGCACGTTGCCAATATACTTAAAAATCAAGGTTCTGAATTCCTGCATTCTACCATGTTTGACCTATGGCTGCCAAACTTGGAAGTTTACATCAAAGGCCAATAATCTAATAGTAAGCTGCCAACGAGGAATGGAGCGAAGTCTGCTGAATATAAGACAGATTCATAAAATCAGACACACaaaaattagagaaaaaatcTATAGATGCTCTCGAATATGCCAGAAACTTGAAGTGGAAATGGGCTGGTCATGTAGCCAGACTTAAGGACCAGAGATGGACTGCAAGAATAAGTGCATGGAAAGGGCCACAAGGGAAAGAAAAAAGGGTCGCCCGATATCAAAATGGGAGGACGATATAAAAGCTATTGCTGGCCCTCGATGGATACAGGTAACTCAAAATAGAATCAAATGGAAggacttggaggaggccttcaccatgTTGAATGGGTTTCTGCCAAACATAAGTGaagagaaataaaatttattaaatacctatttactttgtattttagcaggaaataaaaggctttttacttttatttataattatttatttgtgggTATGTAAAGATTTGCATTCTAAGGAGTCAGTGGTGGTCCACACGAGACGGAACCGTAGTGCGGTTAGTAAAGTCGTGTATGGGTAATGAGATCAGActatgtttattaataataataaaaaaccataGAATAGTTATCTATAAGAATTGACAAaatgaatacatacatatttagcgacagctacttttttatttgttataaaatacatCCTATACTGACGttagagttttatttatttatttttcctacctaagctgatagtcttgagaacctatttcagcgtagccttagctagtaggtgagctcacggggctcaaatcggagtgatgctaacactgaccctagtaagagcagtgcttcgcagaattatcattggatcggaaacgtgacccactgagaagattcgacgagaaactcagtgggttaattcgctcgtcgagcccttcgtcgcaagcgacgggttcaacgaggacggtgactgggcgTTACAGTAATTAACATagttttgtaaaaaatgttCCTAATTTGGTTCCGAAAAACGGAGCTATTCACGAAAACGATTTCAATACCCGCTGCCCAATGAACGCTATAAATAAACCTTTCCGTTAAATAAGAATTTATGAGTTTGGACACAACATtacataattgaaaaaaaccttcaaaatgaaaaaaagattATTCTGGATAAGTCTTGTAGCCGTGAGGACGCATAAGTGGCTCTCTTCGACACATTTCACATttcgctgaaatagcctctcaaggctaactaACAatgcttcgccctaacgtgcaggtgagttcacggggctcaaaccggagtgttgctaacattgcgcgcgtgacagttacgggaagaacgTCCGTataattgacagttatggcactgactaggtgtgcctttcttgtgtggggcttcgacggcgattccggaaagcctacagaccgttcgtatgctgaatatttgcttaccctcaggggtaggctggagggcgacgagaaccatgttgtatggctcccttccgcggcctctgtgcatgcggtgtacggagttaactgGTAgaccttgttcgagaaggtcggccttgacgagctccgCATCCAaatctttagggatgccacgtatgacggcacggagttcgcgctcctcctgaagcgtatacgtatggaaacttatacgctccttacggaggtaagaagagagagccctatggtcgtcgggtgtttgaaccttaatttgaatgccgttcgcgagattacgggcattcgtgaaattgatatttttggccttaagggccaggcaaactcgatcccaagttgccttctcttg
Coding sequences:
- the LOC105842846 gene encoding bombyxin A-1 homolog isoform X4 — its product is MRLRCYIYIMLILMRSSTIVFGDNAERVYSLDDKVKCCSRWLSIIIFNFCNNAYKIVKREKMAPKDLQQDTTKQRHLVEGKWRRVRRQVANECCLRSCTVAELIRYCPKDAPLVQKHPELFVSRDVKVNSSSTMTNLN
- the LOC105842846 gene encoding bombyxin A-3 homolog isoform X3, with product MRLRCYIYIMLILMRSSTIVFGDNAERVYSLDDKVKCCSRWLSIIIFNFCNNAYKIVKRGTSLMIEKMAPKDLQQDTTKQRHLVEGKWRRVRRQVANECCLRSCTVAELIRYCPKDAPLVQKHPELFVSRDVKVNSSSTMTNLN
- the LOC105842846 gene encoding bombyxin G-1-like isoform X1, with protein sequence MRLRCYIYIMLILMRSSTIVFGDNAERVYSLDDKVKCCSRWLSIIIFNFCNNAYKIVKREIFNMKFTVMIVLMALAYVSAHKEAVTLCGRNLANARVAVCYGAEYVDKRTSGNTLFDDFEDVDLHGDWPWTGRRGALSADWTRYKRQGIVNECCFKPCTTDVLLKYC
- the LOC105842846 gene encoding bombyxin B-3-like isoform X2; its protein translation is MLILMRSSTIVFGDNAERVYSLDDKVKCCSRWLSIIIFNFCNNAYKIVKREIFNMKFTVMIVLMALAYVSAHKEAVTLCGRNLANARVAVCYGAEYVDKRTSGNTLFDDFEDVDLHGDWPWTGRRGALSADWTRYKRQGIVNECCFKPCTTDVLLKYC